In one window of Dokdonia sp. PRO95 DNA:
- a CDS encoding M56 family metallopeptidase yields the protein METLILLTKSASILGLFYVIYLTVLYKNTLFTAKRHYFIAGIIAAITLPFIEFTREIEVIIPSQPLVMTSLDISSVKTAPIAVTSQPVEQAVNWWQVLFIIYIIGICIMLCRLCAQYISLRQLIASGSRSTKGRYTFVAVTKAISPFSFFSKIVYNPAFHTPEELEMIIAHEKVHAQQRHSLDMLLSQITLVIQWCNPFAWMYKNSLEQNLEYLADHQAIQEIKNPKQYQRTLVQVSSPSFAPALTNQFYQSFIKKRIVMINTPQSHKNNLWRLSLIIPVLALFMYSFNVKEVTNYVEEDNIAFAKAETPSIKPVRNNEFTITRNSTALDLDNIEKEVAERFPQSLIRFSNRRIAENGIIKRFDFQTKFAGDRVFHTRFKRAKDISKTWEGYQISFNEKGINVIENGEKGTSFRIDVDKLEFLNLLGTVYDRALIKNGDSYEEENKGNYPRASYNPPVVVKDTTLLSQSPKIQIKDTLRAPKVLNSQETYSYIITKNTTDNEIDALIKVMKDKHNATLKVSGIKRNRNLEIEKISVNLKDDNGNNKNYTLKSSNPINDIYIYRNADGSTGMGNVNMENDQRKAYDNRRASLEKRRKSMINSRDSMRTNMEARKQDMRARMEERRSLQGRAQVDSMRQDMLSRRDSMKMQMKERRENLKSDRENYKNSRQQRDMRYVTLDEETYYSVVSPEGSKSFYNRWGKQIKEDTPLYQKLLDEASSTVSSLSQNKLMEQLPEEDILKSDSSDKPIIYINGKLHTSGQMKNLNPNDIESISIVKEEKAIELYGQAGKNGVILVKTKD from the coding sequence ATGGAAACGCTCATACTCCTTACAAAAAGCGCCTCCATACTCGGGCTCTTCTATGTAATCTACCTAACCGTACTTTATAAAAACACCTTGTTTACCGCAAAAAGGCATTACTTTATAGCCGGTATCATTGCTGCTATTACCCTTCCTTTTATAGAATTTACACGTGAGATTGAGGTGATTATACCCTCGCAACCGCTTGTGATGACCTCTCTGGATATAAGCTCCGTAAAAACTGCACCCATCGCTGTAACATCGCAACCTGTAGAACAAGCTGTAAACTGGTGGCAGGTACTTTTCATAATATATATAATAGGTATCTGTATAATGCTCTGTAGGCTTTGTGCGCAATATATATCCTTAAGACAGCTCATTGCATCTGGCAGTCGCAGTACAAAAGGGCGCTATACATTTGTAGCAGTTACAAAAGCGATAAGTCCGTTTTCTTTCTTTTCAAAAATTGTTTACAATCCTGCGTTTCACACGCCAGAAGAACTTGAGATGATTATCGCTCACGAAAAAGTACACGCACAGCAAAGGCACTCTCTAGATATGCTCTTATCTCAAATAACGCTTGTGATACAATGGTGTAACCCCTTTGCCTGGATGTATAAAAACAGTCTTGAGCAAAATCTAGAATACCTAGCAGATCACCAAGCTATACAAGAAATTAAGAATCCAAAACAATATCAACGCACGCTGGTACAGGTCTCATCCCCCTCATTTGCCCCAGCACTTACTAATCAATTTTATCAATCATTTATCAAAAAACGAATCGTTATGATCAATACACCACAATCCCACAAAAACAATCTTTGGAGGTTATCACTTATCATTCCCGTGCTTGCGCTCTTTATGTACTCTTTTAATGTAAAAGAAGTGACTAATTATGTGGAGGAGGATAATATCGCTTTCGCGAAAGCGGAAACACCTTCTATTAAGCCAGTACGCAACAATGAATTTACAATTACAAGAAATAGCACAGCCCTAGATTTAGATAATATTGAAAAAGAAGTTGCCGAAAGATTTCCGCAGAGCTTAATACGCTTTTCAAATCGAAGAATAGCCGAAAATGGAATTATAAAACGTTTTGACTTTCAAACTAAGTTTGCTGGAGACCGTGTTTTCCATACACGTTTTAAACGCGCCAAAGATATCTCTAAAACTTGGGAAGGGTATCAAATTAGTTTTAATGAAAAAGGTATTAATGTTATAGAAAATGGAGAAAAAGGAACTTCATTTCGCATTGATGTAGATAAACTTGAGTTCTTAAACTTGCTTGGCACCGTATATGACAGAGCACTTATTAAAAATGGGGACAGCTATGAGGAAGAAAATAAAGGAAATTATCCAAGAGCATCATATAACCCACCCGTTGTGGTTAAAGACACAACACTTTTAAGCCAAAGTCCTAAAATCCAGATAAAAGATACTCTAAGAGCGCCTAAGGTTTTAAATTCTCAAGAAACTTATAGCTATATCATTACTAAAAACACAACGGATAACGAGATTGATGCACTTATTAAAGTAATGAAAGATAAGCACAACGCTACTCTGAAGGTAAGTGGCATTAAGAGAAATAGAAATCTAGAAATAGAAAAAATTTCAGTCAATCTTAAAGATGATAATGGGAATAACAAGAATTACACCTTAAAGAGCTCTAATCCTATCAACGACATTTACATATATCGCAATGCTGACGGCAGTACAGGCATGGGGAATGTTAATATGGAGAATGATCAGAGAAAAGCTTATGACAACAGGAGAGCCAGCTTGGAAAAACGTCGCAAATCAATGATAAATAGCAGAGACAGTATGCGTACAAACATGGAAGCTCGCAAGCAGGATATGCGAGCTCGTATGGAAGAACGCAGAAGCCTACAAGGAAGAGCTCAGGTAGACTCTATGAGACAAGATATGCTATCACGCCGTGACAGCATGAAAATGCAAATGAAGGAGCGACGTGAGAATTTAAAAAGCGATAGAGAAAACTATAAAAATAGCAGGCAACAAAGAGACATGCGCTACGTAACACTCGATGAAGAAACTTACTACTCTGTTGTTAGCCCTGAAGGGTCTAAGAGTTTCTATAATAGATGGGGAAAACAAATTAAAGAAGATACTCCTCTTTATCAAAAGCTATTGGATGAAGCTTCCTCGACTGTATCTAGTTTATCACAGAATAAGTTAATGGAACAATTACCTGAAGAAGATATTTTGAAATCTGACTCCTCCGATAAACCTATTATCTATATCAATGGTAAATTGCATACCTCTGGACAAATGAAAAACTTAAATCCAAATGATATCGAAAGCATTTCTATTGTAAAAGAGGAAAAAGCAATTGAACTCTATGGGCAGGCAGGAAAAAACGGAGTAATACTTGTTAAAACCAAAGATTAA
- a CDS encoding BlaI/MecI/CopY family transcriptional regulator produces the protein MDKLTNKEEQVMHSLWKLERAFVKEVVAALPEGNHYNTVSTIIRNLADKGYVGHQAFGKTHQYFPTVSLESYRKEFMETTTQKYFGNSYKNMVSFFAKEEKISADELREILAIIEKK, from the coding sequence ATGGATAAACTCACAAATAAAGAAGAACAGGTTATGCACTCTCTATGGAAGCTTGAGCGCGCCTTTGTAAAAGAGGTCGTAGCCGCATTACCAGAAGGCAATCATTACAATACAGTTTCTACCATTATAAGAAATCTGGCAGATAAAGGATATGTAGGGCATCAAGCCTTTGGAAAAACACACCAGTACTTCCCTACCGTATCTTTAGAATCCTATCGTAAGGAGTTTATGGAGACGACTACTCAAAAGTATTTTGGTAACTCGTATAAGAATATGGTTTCCTTTTTTGCCAAAGAAGAAAAGATCTCTGCAGATGAGCTTAGAGAAATACTAGCAATCATAGAAAAAAAATAA
- a CDS encoding amidohydrolase, which produces MKYTTTLLFSSVLLFTAFAKAQNNLEQQINDIESKVIEWRRDFHQNPELGNREFKTAEKIATHLKSLGMKVQTVVAKTGVVGILEGKRKGKVLALRADIDGLPVKERADLPFKSEAMGEYRGEAVPVMHACGHDTHIAILMGVAEILAKNNDFAGTVKFIFQPAEEGAPPGEEGGAELMVKENVLKNPDVDAIFGLHIGSGQDVNTIAYKPGGIMAASQSFEIHIKGKQSHGSTPWTSRDPIMAAVKIIDGLQTIISREIPLTDEAAVLSIGKINAGVRSNIIPEETHIVGTLRTLDYDMQTYINNRMKEMVPAIAAAYRTEATITIPEGYPITYNDENLTSQMVPSLEKAAGKENVHVIKAITGAEDFSFFQKEVPGLYFFLGGKTPGTTEAFPHHTPDFYIDESGMLLGVKTFVQMTQDYLGQ; this is translated from the coding sequence ATGAAGTATACAACAACCTTATTATTTTCTAGTGTGTTACTTTTTACCGCTTTCGCGAAAGCGCAAAACAATCTAGAGCAACAAATTAATGATATAGAATCTAAGGTCATAGAATGGCGTCGTGACTTTCATCAAAATCCAGAACTAGGAAACAGAGAGTTTAAAACTGCCGAAAAAATAGCTACACACCTCAAATCCCTAGGTATGAAGGTACAAACCGTTGTTGCCAAAACTGGAGTTGTAGGCATACTAGAAGGAAAGCGTAAAGGAAAAGTACTCGCACTACGAGCAGATATAGATGGATTACCCGTAAAAGAACGTGCAGACTTACCGTTTAAATCTGAAGCAATGGGAGAATATCGTGGTGAGGCCGTGCCTGTAATGCACGCTTGTGGTCACGATACACACATCGCAATTCTTATGGGCGTGGCAGAGATACTTGCAAAAAATAATGACTTTGCAGGAACCGTAAAATTTATCTTTCAACCAGCCGAGGAAGGTGCGCCTCCTGGCGAAGAAGGTGGTGCAGAACTTATGGTAAAAGAAAATGTGCTTAAAAACCCAGATGTAGATGCCATTTTTGGCCTTCACATAGGGTCTGGGCAAGATGTAAATACTATTGCCTATAAGCCAGGCGGAATTATGGCCGCTTCACAGAGCTTTGAGATACATATAAAAGGAAAACAAAGCCACGGCTCAACCCCGTGGACAAGTCGTGACCCTATTATGGCAGCCGTAAAGATTATAGATGGCTTACAAACCATCATATCTCGTGAGATTCCCCTCACAGACGAGGCTGCAGTATTATCTATAGGTAAAATTAATGCGGGCGTACGTAGTAATATTATACCAGAAGAAACACATATAGTAGGTACATTACGTACACTAGATTATGATATGCAAACTTATATTAATAACCGTATGAAGGAAATGGTACCGGCTATTGCTGCGGCTTACCGCACAGAAGCGACCATTACAATACCTGAAGGGTATCCTATTACATATAATGATGAAAATCTTACGAGCCAGATGGTACCTTCACTAGAGAAGGCAGCTGGTAAAGAAAACGTACACGTGATAAAAGCAATTACTGGTGCAGAAGACTTTTCATTCTTTCAGAAAGAAGTTCCTGGGCTTTATTTTTTCTTAGGGGGTAAAACTCCAGGCACCACAGAGGCGTTCCCGCACCACACACCAGACTTTTATATAGATGAAAGTGGGATGCTTCTAGGTGTAAAAACGTTTGTACAAATGACACAAGACTATCTAGGGCAATAA
- a CDS encoding Xaa-Pro dipeptidyl-peptidase: MKIFFKTLMPFAVTAMAATTLHSQQIDQPIFKDGEAQIVPAFDIPSSWIREDLWVETEFDTDGDGKLDRMHVDVTRPLQTESGLKLPVIYETSPYYAGVAANDPNLFYDVKHEIGAQEKPIANGVVVRRGKRPVISNSLIKTWIPRGYIVVHSSSPGTGLSEGSPTVGGDNESLAPKAVVDWLNGRAKGYKEIDSNEEVKAFWSTGKVGMTGTSYNGTLPLAAATTGVDGLEAIIPIAPNTSYYHYYRSNGLVRSPGGYLGEDIDVLYNFIHSGDESKRAYADSLVRDIELKNGMDRATGDYNDFWAGRDYLNDMKPMKAALLMSHGFNDWNVMPEHSYRIYKRAQEMGIPSQIFYHQNGHGGPPPMKMMNRWFTKYLHGIDNGVENDPKAQIVRENDARDQPTAYENYPNPQAKDITLYLGKSTNGAGTLSTQKAKKLAKETLVDDATVSAKDMMKASASQNRLLYLTPTLKDELHISGTPNVTISVSSSKEAANLSVYLVSLPYEEGKEIKITDNLITRGWADPQNYASIRKSEPLKKGEFYEVTFDLMPDDQIIRKGQQIGLMIFSSDSEFTVLPNPGTELTVDLSKTKLTLPIVGGETAFSNTIN, encoded by the coding sequence ATGAAGATATTTTTTAAAACATTAATGCCGTTTGCAGTTACTGCAATGGCGGCTACCACCTTACATTCACAACAGATTGACCAACCAATATTTAAAGATGGAGAAGCGCAAATAGTTCCTGCATTTGATATACCGTCTAGTTGGATTCGAGAGGATTTATGGGTTGAGACAGAATTTGACACAGATGGTGATGGCAAGCTAGATCGTATGCACGTAGATGTAACAAGACCCCTACAAACCGAAAGCGGACTAAAACTGCCCGTTATTTATGAGACAAGCCCTTATTATGCAGGCGTTGCAGCAAATGATCCCAATTTATTTTATGATGTAAAACATGAAATAGGAGCTCAAGAAAAACCAATAGCAAACGGAGTTGTCGTACGTAGAGGAAAACGTCCCGTAATTTCAAATTCGCTCATTAAGACTTGGATTCCTAGGGGTTATATTGTGGTACACTCATCTTCTCCAGGAACTGGACTATCAGAAGGTTCTCCTACGGTAGGTGGTGATAATGAATCACTTGCACCTAAAGCTGTTGTAGACTGGCTCAACGGTAGAGCAAAAGGTTATAAAGAAATTGACAGTAATGAAGAGGTAAAAGCATTCTGGTCTACAGGTAAAGTTGGGATGACCGGAACATCTTACAATGGCACCCTACCACTAGCTGCTGCAACAACTGGAGTTGATGGTCTTGAGGCTATTATTCCTATAGCTCCTAATACTTCATATTATCATTACTACAGATCTAACGGACTAGTGCGTTCTCCTGGAGGGTATCTAGGTGAAGATATCGATGTATTGTACAACTTTATACATAGTGGAGACGAATCAAAAAGAGCGTATGCAGATAGTCTTGTGAGAGATATTGAGCTTAAAAACGGGATGGATCGTGCAACAGGGGATTACAATGATTTCTGGGCAGGTAGAGATTATCTTAATGATATGAAGCCTATGAAAGCAGCATTATTAATGTCCCATGGTTTTAATGACTGGAATGTAATGCCAGAACATAGCTACCGCATCTACAAGCGAGCCCAAGAAATGGGTATCCCTAGTCAGATTTTTTATCATCAGAATGGTCATGGAGGTCCTCCACCTATGAAGATGATGAACCGATGGTTTACAAAGTATTTACACGGAATAGATAATGGCGTTGAAAATGATCCCAAAGCACAAATTGTAAGAGAAAACGACGCTAGAGATCAGCCTACAGCTTATGAAAACTATCCAAACCCACAAGCAAAGGATATTACATTATACTTAGGAAAAAGTACTAATGGAGCAGGAACGTTATCTACTCAAAAAGCAAAGAAACTAGCTAAGGAAACACTAGTAGATGACGCTACTGTGAGTGCTAAAGATATGATGAAGGCTTCTGCATCTCAAAACAGATTGTTGTACCTCACTCCTACTCTTAAGGATGAGTTACATATTTCTGGAACACCTAATGTAACTATTAGTGTCTCTAGTAGTAAGGAAGCAGCAAACTTGAGCGTCTACCTTGTTTCATTACCTTATGAAGAAGGGAAAGAGATTAAAATAACAGATAATCTTATCACTCGTGGATGGGCAGATCCTCAAAATTATGCCTCCATACGTAAAAGTGAACCTCTTAAGAAAGGTGAGTTTTATGAAGTGACATTTGACCTAATGCCAGATGATCAAATTATAAGAAAAGGACAGCAAATTGGCTTAATGATTTTCTCTAGTGATAGCGAGTTTACAGTACTTCCTAATCCTGGAACAGAGCTAACAGTAGATCTATCAAAAACTAAACTTACCCTACCAATTGTAGGTGGCGAAACGGCATTCAGCAATACGATTAATTAA
- a CDS encoding amidohydrolase, which translates to MKKVLILSALIAGTAFAKAQTSFDKDIAAVEEKVIEWRRDFHQNPELGNREFKTAEKIAKHLESLGIEVQTGVAKTGVVGLLKGDMPGKVVALRADIDALPVTERNDLPFKSEVVTSFLGTETGVMHACGHDTHTAILMGVAEVLSKNKDKIKGSVKFIFQPSEEGPPPGEEGGAKLMVKEGVLDNPKVDAIFGLHINSATPVNTIKYKPGGTMAATERFVVNVKGKQSHGSQPWSGVDPILISAQIINGFQSIISRESELTEEAAVITVGKITSGTRFNIIPESAEMIGTVRTLDPDMREKIIRRMDEMAAGIAKAYGGEATIDWQNMTVVTYNDLDLTAQMLPTLQKVGGIENVSLQKAVTGGEDFSFFQEKVPGFYFFLGGMTAGSTEAFPHHTPDFVIDEAGFQLGVKALSQMSIDYLNGK; encoded by the coding sequence ATGAAAAAAGTATTAATACTAAGTGCCCTTATTGCTGGTACCGCTTTCGCGAAAGCGCAAACCTCTTTTGACAAAGACATTGCCGCTGTAGAAGAAAAGGTCATAGAATGGCGCAGAGATTTTCATCAAAATCCAGAACTAGGAAATCGCGAATTCAAAACTGCCGAAAAAATAGCAAAACACCTCGAATCTTTGGGGATTGAAGTACAAACAGGAGTTGCCAAAACTGGAGTCGTAGGCTTACTTAAAGGAGACATGCCAGGTAAAGTGGTTGCTTTAAGAGCAGATATAGACGCCCTTCCCGTTACAGAACGTAATGACCTTCCTTTCAAATCTGAGGTAGTTACTTCATTTTTAGGAACAGAAACTGGTGTGATGCATGCTTGTGGTCATGATACACACACTGCTATCCTTATGGGTGTGGCAGAAGTACTGTCAAAAAACAAAGACAAAATCAAAGGTTCTGTAAAATTCATTTTTCAACCATCAGAAGAAGGACCTCCTCCAGGTGAAGAAGGCGGTGCAAAACTTATGGTAAAAGAAGGTGTACTTGATAATCCTAAAGTGGATGCTATTTTTGGTTTACACATTAATAGTGCTACTCCTGTAAATACTATAAAATATAAACCAGGTGGAACAATGGCAGCTACAGAGCGTTTTGTAGTAAATGTAAAAGGAAAGCAATCTCATGGCAGTCAGCCTTGGTCTGGAGTGGACCCTATTTTAATATCTGCACAGATTATCAACGGTTTCCAGAGTATTATCTCTCGTGAAAGTGAATTAACCGAGGAAGCTGCAGTAATTACCGTAGGTAAGATTACATCTGGAACACGCTTTAACATCATCCCAGAAAGTGCCGAAATGATAGGTACAGTACGTACACTGGATCCAGATATGCGTGAGAAAATCATACGCCGTATGGATGAAATGGCTGCTGGTATTGCAAAGGCTTATGGCGGTGAGGCTACGATAGACTGGCAAAACATGACTGTCGTAACTTACAATGATCTTGATCTTACTGCACAAATGCTCCCTACCTTACAAAAAGTAGGTGGTATAGAAAATGTGTCGCTACAGAAAGCGGTAACTGGTGGAGAAGACTTTTCTTTCTTCCAAGAGAAAGTACCTGGCTTCTATTTCTTTTTAGGCGGTATGACCGCTGGCAGTACTGAAGCTTTTCCTCATCACACACCTGATTTTGTGATTGATGAAGCTGGATTTCAACTAGGCGTTAAAGCACTAAGCCAAATGAGTATTGATTACTTAAACGGTAAATAA
- a CDS encoding M28 family metallopeptidase, with translation MVVILLFSVATVNAQTDERIYEIIDAVSEDRLRADVKKLADFGTRHTLSDTVSNTRGIGAARRWIKSEFEKTSQNCNNCLDVFYQSNLVKKGDNNRITKDVMVVNVVAIQKGTKYPNRYVIMSGDIDSRISDPNNYTDDAPGANDNASGMAGTMEAARVLSKYSFENSIIYVGLSGEEQGLYGGKGLAAHAKEKGWEIIGIMNNDMIGNIEGVDGVIDNRTFRIFSEPVPPTETEQQRRARRFYGGEVDGISRQLARFIYKTTQDYMPEMNPMMVYRLDRFGRGGHHRPFNDAGFAGIRIMEAHENYTQQHQDIRTENGINYGDTFEHVNFPYNAKLTAVNAINLASIAWAPPTPKNVGIGGIVEANARLQWDAVDGAVAYKVYWRDTTSPTWDNARLITDGTSATLKGIVIDNFFFGVAAVGKDGHESPVAFPSQIIR, from the coding sequence ATGGTGGTTATCCTGCTTTTTTCTGTAGCAACAGTAAATGCACAAACCGATGAGAGAATCTACGAAATCATAGATGCAGTATCTGAAGATCGACTACGGGCAGATGTTAAAAAACTAGCAGATTTTGGGACACGTCATACACTAAGCGACACGGTTTCAAATACAAGAGGAATAGGAGCTGCGAGAAGATGGATAAAAAGCGAATTTGAAAAGACTTCACAAAACTGTAATAACTGTCTCGATGTATTTTATCAAAGTAATCTTGTAAAAAAAGGAGATAATAACCGTATCACAAAGGATGTCATGGTTGTTAATGTGGTCGCTATTCAAAAAGGAACTAAATATCCTAATCGCTATGTAATTATGAGTGGTGATATAGACAGCCGTATATCTGATCCTAATAATTATACAGATGACGCGCCAGGAGCAAATGACAATGCGAGCGGAATGGCTGGAACGATGGAAGCTGCAAGAGTACTTTCTAAATATTCTTTTGAAAACAGTATTATCTACGTAGGTCTTTCTGGTGAAGAACAGGGCCTTTATGGTGGAAAAGGACTTGCTGCTCATGCTAAAGAAAAAGGATGGGAAATCATTGGGATTATGAATAATGATATGATAGGTAACATTGAAGGTGTAGATGGTGTTATTGATAACCGTACGTTTAGAATATTTTCTGAGCCTGTACCGCCTACAGAAACTGAGCAGCAGCGTAGAGCACGCCGTTTTTATGGTGGTGAAGTGGATGGAATCTCTCGCCAGCTAGCAAGATTTATATACAAAACTACCCAAGACTACATGCCAGAAATGAACCCTATGATGGTGTATCGTTTAGATCGTTTTGGTCGTGGTGGTCACCACAGACCTTTTAATGACGCTGGTTTTGCTGGTATACGTATCATGGAAGCTCATGAGAACTACACACAACAACATCAAGATATCCGTACAGAAAATGGCATTAATTACGGAGATACATTTGAGCATGTAAACTTCCCATATAACGCAAAGCTTACTGCAGTAAATGCAATTAACCTTGCTAGTATTGCTTGGGCTCCTCCTACTCCTAAGAATGTAGGAATAGGCGGTATCGTTGAGGCAAACGCAAGATTACAATGGGATGCCGTAGATGGTGCTGTTGCTTATAAAGTGTACTGGAGAGATACTACTTCACCTACTTGGGACAATGCACGTCTTATTACAGATGGAACTTCGGCGACATTAAAAGGGATTGTGATTGACAACTTTTTCTTTGGCGTTGCTGCTGTAGGTAAAGATGGTCATGAAAGTCCTGTTGCTTTCCCTAGCCAGATTATTAGATAA
- a CDS encoding sugar-binding protein — translation MKYFWSLSLLLLVFTSCKNNSHQQQKSSNLIEDTSEIPNSKTDHQLRQVTKATITPELDGLATDPAWQDIAWQPLDQKWLGEDYTAEDFSGKYKLTWTPEALYIIAEITDDVIYDKEKDPLTLWWDDDCLEIFIDADNSGGGHQFTHNAFAYHVALDGNVVDVAPGQVPTLYNNHVESKIVKTGENTMIWECKMTIYNDTYKDGGVNEPKILDVNQKLGFALAYCDNDTSAERENFIGSVAVPGEDKNRGWIDAGIFGTIELVE, via the coding sequence ATGAAATATTTTTGGTCATTAAGCCTATTATTACTCGTTTTTACTAGCTGCAAAAACAACTCACACCAACAACAAAAATCATCAAATCTCATTGAGGACACCTCAGAAATACCTAACTCAAAAACAGATCACCAGTTACGCCAAGTGACAAAGGCGACCATCACACCAGAATTAGACGGACTAGCGACAGATCCTGCTTGGCAAGATATAGCATGGCAACCCCTTGATCAAAAATGGTTAGGAGAAGACTATACAGCAGAGGATTTTTCTGGTAAATACAAGCTCACTTGGACACCAGAAGCTCTATATATCATTGCTGAGATTACAGATGATGTTATTTATGACAAGGAAAAAGATCCGCTTACATTATGGTGGGATGATGATTGTCTTGAGATCTTTATAGATGCAGATAATTCTGGTGGTGGGCACCAGTTTACACACAATGCTTTTGCTTACCACGTTGCCCTAGATGGAAATGTGGTAGACGTTGCTCCTGGTCAAGTCCCTACGCTATATAATAATCACGTGGAGTCTAAAATTGTAAAAACAGGAGAAAACACAATGATTTGGGAATGTAAGATGACCATTTATAATGATACCTACAAAGATGGTGGTGTTAATGAACCAAAAATTCTGGATGTAAATCAGAAACTAGGTTTTGCGCTTGCTTATTGTGATAACGACACAAGTGCAGAACGAGAAAACTTCATAGGTTCTGTAGCTGTGCCTGGTGAAGACAAAAATAGAGGCTGGATAGACGCTGGAATCTTTGGCACCATAGAGCTAGTTGAGTAA